In a genomic window of Campylobacter concisus:
- a CDS encoding type III pantothenate kinase, producing MILCNIGNTNATFLEDGKISRMKISEFKNYKPEKKVYFISVNDEILNLLKDDKMFVNLEPFFTIDTIYQGLGVDRIAACYSINNGVIVDAGSAITVDIMANSIHLGGYILPGISSMLNAYKSISPRLDITINSQIDIDALPQKTADAVSYGIIKPIITLLDKLAGDKKVYFTGGDGDFLSKFFKNAICDKMLVFRAMQKLITEKKDMII from the coding sequence ATGATTTTGTGTAATATAGGCAATACTAACGCTACATTTTTAGAAGATGGCAAAATCTCACGTATGAAAATTTCTGAGTTTAAAAACTATAAGCCAGAAAAAAAAGTATATTTTATATCCGTAAATGATGAAATTTTAAATCTTTTAAAAGATGATAAAATGTTTGTAAATTTAGAACCATTTTTTACTATTGATACGATATACCAGGGTCTAGGCGTAGATAGAATAGCTGCATGTTACTCTATAAATAATGGCGTAATCGTTGATGCTGGAAGCGCCATAACAGTTGACATTATGGCAAATTCTATCCATCTTGGAGGATATATCTTGCCAGGCATTTCAAGTATGCTAAACGCCTACAAAAGTATCTCGCCACGACTTGATATTACTATAAATTCACAAATTGACATAGATGCACTACCACAAAAAACAGCTGATGCCGTGAGTTATGGCATTATTAAACCGATAATAACTCTACTAGATAAGCTAGCCGGTGATAAAAAAGTCTATTTTACTGGTGGAGATGGCGATTTTTTGTCAAAATTTTTTAAAAATGCTATTTGCGACAAGATGCTTGTTTTTCGTGCAATGCAAAAGCTAATAACTGAAAAGAAAGATATGATAATATGA
- a CDS encoding riboflavin synthase gives MFNGLIREIAQVVSYSQNILRLKANFRPNLGDSIAVNGACLSVIKLHEDGFSVELSAESRANIAVENLKERVHIEPAMKLGDRVDGHLMQGHIDFIGKISNIKKNENGVDFYIDLPRDAMSLMSNKGSVGVEGVSLTINEILPKGIRLTIIPITFKDSLFGTFKVGRRVNIESDLLARYVARQLFCKQDSTLSWDDVERISSLY, from the coding sequence ATGTTTAATGGCTTGATTCGTGAGATCGCACAGGTTGTTAGTTATTCACAAAATATTTTAAGGCTAAAGGCAAATTTTCGTCCAAATTTAGGCGATAGCATTGCCGTAAATGGTGCTTGCCTGAGCGTAATAAAACTACATGAAGATGGCTTTAGTGTGGAGCTAAGCGCAGAGAGTAGGGCAAATATTGCGGTTGAAAATTTAAAAGAAAGAGTGCATATCGAGCCAGCGATGAAGCTAGGAGACCGAGTAGATGGGCATTTGATGCAAGGACATATCGATTTTATCGGTAAAATTTCAAATATCAAAAAGAATGAGAATGGGGTTGATTTTTACATCGACTTGCCGCGCGATGCTATGAGCTTGATGTCAAATAAAGGCTCAGTGGGCGTAGAGGGCGTGAGTCTAACCATAAATGAAATTTTGCCAAAGGGTATAAGGCTAACAATCATACCAATCACATTTAAAGATAGCCTTTTTGGTACTTTTAAGGTCGGCAGGCGCGTAAATATCGAAAGCGATCTTTTGGCTCGATACGTAGCTAGGCAGCTTTTTTGTAAGCAAGATAGCACCCTTAGCTGGGACGATGTTGAGCGAATTTCTAGCCTTTACTAG
- a CDS encoding L-seryl-tRNA selenium transferase, with the protein MKKITLFLAFALALVLSGCGTKRQYFEPAQTSGKISLSKDMPSYIKSANANGATLDNGNVITKNGLNTSIKLPEDFNFLNENNGFIISASINGDLNVTDPSGHSVYSNKFPTAIVAASLDQNLLAAISAANHIYLIDINTATTIMEYSSSNIAAVDSRIVAPFFMSSLIVYPALDGKIYIVQKETGRILRDVVVSSENFFNNIIFLGVEGDNLIAATAKKLIVINPNQTVYYDGEIKDVLVNNDEIYIFKKDGTIVRTNLMLKEQNKVNFKFAIFSAATIINNKLYVIEKTGYVIKTNLDLSGAEIYEFSDEIKDKSFMGNGAFYYDNELVNLGQ; encoded by the coding sequence ATGAAAAAAATTACTCTTTTCTTGGCTTTTGCCTTGGCTTTAGTTTTAAGCGGATGTGGCACAAAAAGACAATATTTCGAGCCAGCTCAAACCTCTGGCAAAATTTCTTTGTCAAAAGATATGCCATCTTATATCAAATCAGCAAATGCAAATGGCGCCACTCTTGACAACGGCAATGTCATCACCAAAAATGGCCTAAATACAAGCATTAAGTTGCCTGAAGATTTTAATTTCTTAAATGAAAACAACGGCTTTATCATCTCAGCTAGTATAAATGGCGATCTAAATGTGACAGATCCTAGCGGACACAGCGTTTATAGCAATAAATTTCCAACAGCAATTGTTGCTGCCTCTCTTGATCAAAACCTATTAGCAGCTATCAGCGCGGCAAACCACATCTATCTAATAGACATAAATACCGCAACAACAATAATGGAATATAGCTCGTCTAATATAGCAGCAGTTGATTCAAGGATCGTAGCACCATTTTTTATGAGCTCGCTTATCGTTTATCCGGCTTTAGATGGCAAAATTTATATAGTACAAAAAGAGACTGGTAGAATTTTACGTGACGTGGTCGTAAGCTCTGAAAATTTCTTTAACAACATCATATTTTTAGGCGTTGAGGGCGATAATCTAATCGCAGCAACAGCTAAAAAACTTATCGTCATTAACCCAAACCAAACAGTTTATTATGACGGCGAGATCAAAGACGTATTAGTTAATAACGATGAAATTTATATCTTTAAAAAAGATGGTACGATCGTAAGAACAAATCTTATGCTAAAAGAGCAAAATAAAGTAAATTTCAAATTTGCCATCTTCTCAGCAGCTACTATTATCAATAATAAGCTTTACGTAATCGAAAAAACAGGCTACGTTATAAAGACAAATTTAGACCTTAGTGGAGCTGAAATTTATGAGTTTAGCGATGAGATAAAAGATAAAAGCTTTATGGGCAATGGTGCCTTTTATTATGATAATGAGCTTGTTAATTTAGGACAATGA
- a CDS encoding ABC transporter ATP-binding protein, translating to MEILRASNLGFAYDYTLFNNINLTLNQKQSIAITGVSGCGKSTLLHILSTLLKPNFGKVVYQDRSIYELSQNELLAIRRLHFGIIFQSHYLFKGFSAYENIELASILSGENIEKNDLKALKISSVINQKVGELSGGQQQRVSIARVLTKKPKIIFADEPTGNLDKQTANEVMQVLFDYINENNAALVLVTHDNDLAAKCDNSYKLDNKELVQIS from the coding sequence ATGGAAATTTTAAGAGCGTCTAATCTAGGCTTTGCGTATGATTATACGCTCTTTAATAATATAAATTTAACTCTCAATCAAAAACAAAGCATCGCGATAACCGGCGTTAGTGGTTGTGGCAAATCAACACTTTTACACATACTTTCGACACTTTTAAAGCCAAATTTTGGTAAGGTTGTCTATCAAGATAGATCGATCTATGAGCTTTCTCAAAACGAGCTTTTGGCCATTAGAAGGCTTCATTTTGGCATTATTTTCCAGTCACACTATCTTTTTAAAGGATTTAGTGCTTATGAAAATATCGAGCTTGCAAGCATCTTATCTGGCGAAAATATAGAAAAAAATGATCTTAAAGCGCTTAAAATTTCAAGTGTGATAAATCAAAAAGTTGGCGAGCTAAGCGGTGGCCAGCAGCAGCGTGTGAGTATCGCTAGAGTGCTTACTAAAAAGCCAAAGATTATCTTTGCAGACGAGCCAACGGGCAACCTTGATAAGCAGACGGCAAATGAAGTGATGCAAGTTTTATTTGACTATATAAATGAAAATAACGCTGCCCTTGTTCTAGTTACTCACGACAACGATCTAGCCGCTAAATGCGACAATTCATACAAGCTTGATAACAAAGAGCTTGTGCAAATTTCTTAA
- the rpsB gene encoding 30S ribosomal protein S2, whose product MVTMRDLLECGVHFGHQTRRWNPKMKKFIFGERKGIYIIDLQKTIRYFRYTYNIVRDAAAEGKSVLFVGTKKQAIDAIKEYAEKCGMPYVNHRWLGGMMTNFGTIRQSIRKLEVIETMEEDGSINLLTKKEALMLRRKKEKLIATLGGIRNMKSLPDMIFVVDTVKEKIAVQEANRLKIPVVAPIDTNCDPDVVDYPIPGNDDAIRSVQLFCQEMAEAINEGKSLLEQDGGEQVAGEEVSQDEKDAVVAEAMSEEDFGEDEE is encoded by the coding sequence ATGGTAACTATGAGAGATTTATTAGAGTGTGGCGTACATTTTGGTCACCAAACACGCCGCTGGAACCCAAAGATGAAAAAATTTATCTTTGGCGAGAGAAAAGGTATCTATATCATAGATCTTCAAAAGACTATCCGCTACTTCCGCTACACTTATAACATCGTTCGTGACGCAGCTGCTGAAGGCAAGTCAGTGCTATTTGTAGGCACTAAAAAACAAGCTATCGACGCTATAAAAGAGTATGCTGAAAAATGTGGAATGCCTTATGTAAATCACCGCTGGTTAGGTGGTATGATGACAAACTTCGGTACTATCCGCCAGTCTATCCGCAAACTAGAAGTTATCGAGACTATGGAAGAAGATGGCTCGATAAATTTACTAACTAAAAAAGAGGCTTTGATGCTTCGCCGCAAAAAAGAGAAACTTATCGCAACTCTTGGCGGTATCCGCAATATGAAAAGCCTACCTGATATGATATTTGTCGTTGATACAGTTAAAGAAAAGATCGCCGTTCAAGAGGCAAATCGCCTAAAAATCCCAGTTGTAGCACCGATCGATACAAACTGCGATCCTGACGTTGTTGACTATCCGATCCCAGGAAATGACGATGCGATTCGCTCTGTTCAACTTTTCTGCCAAGAGATGGCTGAAGCGATCAACGAAGGTAAATCACTTCTTGAACAAGATGGTGGCGAGCAAGTTGCTGGCGAAGAAGTGAGCCAAGACGAGAAAGACGCGGTTGTAGCTGAGGCTATGAGCGAAGAAGACTTTGGCGAGGACGAAGAATAA
- a CDS encoding DUF4198 domain-containing protein: protein MVQAHMFWVDGANDEKLGKFIANMGYSDDFPKLEPIMAERVHLFAPITVISKDGSKKKLKQSGENYRYEGEKLNKGTYILLAQQNPMYSLKKRSDGKWLIDKTKLDLKDLSDIQICRLMTITSKRVLNLGETNDFVTKPVGVKIEIVPLQNPAEFRVDKPFKLQVFADGKPLERAKLTGTFAGFLDHKHAFYGMTDEQGITEVLALRPGFWVFEVIYERPYPDAAKCDKETLKTTLSFEIKE from the coding sequence ATGGTGCAAGCACACATGTTTTGGGTAGATGGAGCTAATGATGAAAAGCTAGGAAAATTTATCGCAAACATGGGTTATAGCGACGATTTTCCAAAGCTAGAGCCTATTATGGCCGAACGCGTCCATCTTTTTGCGCCAATTACTGTAATAAGTAAAGATGGTAGCAAAAAGAAGCTTAAGCAAAGTGGCGAGAACTACCGCTATGAGGGCGAAAAATTAAATAAAGGCACATATATCTTACTAGCACAGCAAAATCCTATGTATTCGCTTAAAAAGCGTAGTGATGGCAAGTGGCTAATAGACAAAACAAAGCTTGATCTAAAGGATCTAAGCGATATACAGATTTGCCGGCTGATGACGATAACATCTAAGAGAGTCTTAAATTTAGGTGAAACAAACGACTTCGTAACTAAACCTGTTGGAGTTAAAATCGAGATCGTACCGCTACAAAACCCAGCGGAATTTAGAGTGGATAAGCCTTTTAAATTACAGGTTTTTGCTGATGGAAAGCCGCTAGAGCGAGCTAAGCTAACTGGTACTTTTGCTGGATTTTTAGACCACAAGCATGCGTTTTACGGCATGACGGATGAGCAAGGCATCACTGAAGTATTAGCTCTAAGGCCAGGATTTTGGGTATTTGAGGTGATTTATGAAAGACCTTATCCAGATGCTGCGAAGTGTGATAAAGAGACGTTAAAAACGACACTTAGTTTTGAGATAAAAGAATAA
- a CDS encoding acetyltransferase, which produces MPYENFKSKNPLVLKITTNAKKFGVETLQNEEFVSILLNVKKLEISSEQRQAMAEIFAKLIKIEEDSQLSK; this is translated from the coding sequence ATGCCTTACGAAAACTTTAAATCAAAAAATCCTCTTGTGCTAAAAATCACTACAAATGCAAAAAAATTTGGCGTAGAAACACTACAAAACGAGGAGTTTGTAAGCATTCTTTTAAATGTCAAGAAGCTTGAAATTTCATCAGAACAAAGGCAAGCAATGGCAGAAATTTTTGCCAAGTTAATAAAAATCGAAGAAGACTCACAATTAAGTAAATAA
- a CDS encoding YwqG family protein, producing MTIKCYANILLKLAILLDICFVVCIVRSIIYTLMLVKEENMDIAKISKGCKERGLDELFKLLSPLARNAIRIDTQAKNDDDIAVGASKFGGSPDLSDGLSWPSNENGALSFVAQINFAEASKFDIDSLLPKSGMLYLFYDRNLRVWGYDPADKNGFAVIFSDVNDESLSRRRAESLEGENSTFNAHLLSFENEINLPNLQSSIVPFSKISEAEWEAYHEVIEPSWQAKENKLLGHSDNVQDGMELECELVTNGLSCGDGSAYHHPRIAEFEKNSAQWQLLLQIDSDDEGDMDWDGEGRIYLWIKRDDLAARDFSKTWLVLQTS from the coding sequence ATGACGATAAAATGCTACGCGAACATCTTGTTAAAGCTGGCGATATTGCTGGATATTTGTTTCGTTGTTTGCATTGTAAGAAGTATCATATATACGTTGATGCTTGTTAAAGAGGAAAATATGGATATTGCAAAAATTTCTAAAGGTTGTAAAGAACGTGGACTGGATGAACTTTTTAAGCTTTTATCGCCACTAGCAAGAAATGCCATAAGGATAGATACGCAAGCTAAAAATGACGATGATATCGCCGTTGGAGCGTCTAAATTCGGTGGCTCGCCAGATCTGTCAGATGGTTTATCGTGGCCGTCAAATGAAAACGGCGCTTTGAGTTTTGTGGCACAGATAAATTTTGCTGAAGCTAGCAAATTTGACATTGACTCACTACTGCCAAAAAGCGGAATGCTCTATCTTTTTTATGATAGAAATTTACGTGTTTGGGGCTACGATCCTGCCGATAAAAATGGCTTTGCAGTGATCTTTTCTGATGTAAATGATGAGTCACTTTCTCGCAGGAGAGCGGAGAGTTTAGAGGGAGAAAATTCTACGTTTAACGCACACTTGCTTAGCTTTGAAAATGAGATAAATTTGCCAAATTTACAAAGCTCGATTGTGCCATTTAGTAAAATTAGTGAAGCTGAGTGGGAGGCTTATCATGAGGTTATTGAGCCAAGCTGGCAGGCTAAAGAAAATAAACTCCTTGGACACTCTGATAATGTCCAAGATGGTATGGAGCTAGAGTGTGAGCTAGTTACAAATGGGCTTAGCTGTGGTGATGGTAGCGCTTATCACCACCCAAGAATAGCGGAATTTGAGAAAAATTCTGCCCAGTGGCAACTACTTTTACAGATAGATAGTGATGATGAGGGCGATATGGACTGGGACGGAGAGGGCAGAATTTATCTGTGGATAAAGAGGGACGACCTAGCGGCGCGCGACTTTAGCAAGACGTGGCTAGTTTTGCAGACAAGCTAA
- a CDS encoding cytochrome c3 family protein has translation MIVLIAIKNQGDNPSKFKATSDNGFLSYHKSKKLLADGLKFMDTLKANPHNSAYDGPTLYCDECHEHEIPQ, from the coding sequence TTGATTGTATTGATTGCCATCAAAAACCAAGGCGATAATCCTAGCAAATTTAAAGCGACCAGTGATAATGGCTTCTTATCCTATCATAAGAGTAAAAAGCTCTTAGCTGATGGACTAAAATTTATGGATACTCTAAAAGCAAATCCTCACAACTCAGCTTATGATGGTCCGACTTTATACTGCGATGAGTGCCACGAGCATGAAATTCCACAATGA
- a CDS encoding type IV pilus twitching motility protein PilT, with protein sequence MDLIEQLHAKNLSVKIPEDNSLNNLAGDIKTLLKTVVSDKASDLHLVSRSEPQIRVDGALKPIDFGVLSGKDIENLCFALITDEQKSELENNKELDFAIELPDIGRFRGNYYYTMNGDLAAAFRIIPIDIPSLDELNAPQIFKHIIKREKGLILVTGPTGSGKSTTLAAMLNEINLNYRKHIITIEDPVEFVHNNKKALFSHRNIGTDATSYSRALKSAVREDPDIILVGEMRDRETISTAITAAETGHLVFGTLHTNSAIQTINRIVDSFDGSEQLQVRNMLSVSLTAVVSQSLIPKIGGGRCAVHEILINNMAISNLIRENKIHQIYSQMQLNQQQTGMSTQTQALMKVLKEGKITKENALAYSTSQQELQNLIGTV encoded by the coding sequence ATGGATCTAATCGAACAGCTTCATGCAAAGAATTTAAGTGTAAAAATACCAGAAGATAATAGCCTTAATAATCTTGCTGGCGATATAAAAACACTTTTAAAAACTGTTGTAAGTGATAAGGCAAGCGATCTTCACCTTGTTTCAAGATCTGAGCCGCAAATAAGAGTAGATGGTGCTTTAAAACCCATTGATTTTGGCGTATTAAGTGGCAAGGATATAGAGAATTTATGTTTTGCTTTGATTACTGATGAACAAAAAAGTGAACTTGAGAATAATAAAGAGCTTGACTTTGCGATTGAGCTTCCAGATATTGGTCGCTTTCGTGGCAACTATTACTATACCATGAATGGCGATTTAGCTGCTGCTTTTCGTATAATCCCAATCGATATCCCATCTCTTGATGAGTTAAATGCCCCACAAATTTTTAAACACATTATTAAGCGTGAAAAAGGTCTTATTTTGGTTACCGGACCAACAGGAAGTGGTAAATCAACAACTCTTGCAGCCATGCTTAATGAGATAAATTTAAATTATAGAAAGCATATTATTACAATTGAGGATCCAGTCGAGTTTGTGCATAACAATAAAAAAGCTCTATTTTCTCATAGAAATATCGGCACTGACGCAACTTCTTACTCAAGGGCTCTAAAATCTGCGGTTCGTGAAGACCCAGATATCATACTTGTGGGCGAGATGAGAGATAGAGAAACGATTTCAACGGCTATTACGGCGGCTGAGACCGGACACTTAGTCTTTGGTACGCTTCACACAAATTCAGCCATTCAAACTATAAATAGGATCGTTGATAGTTTCGATGGAAGTGAGCAATTACAAGTAAGAAATATGCTTAGTGTTTCGCTAACTGCTGTCGTTTCACAAAGCCTGATCCCAAAGATAGGCGGTGGAAGGTGCGCTGTGCATGAAATTTTAATAAACAATATGGCTATCTCAAACTTGATACGTGAAAATAAAATACATCAAATTTACTCTCAGATGCAACTAAATCAACAACAAACTGGCATGAGTACGCAAACTCAGGCTTTGATGAAAGTACTAAAAGAGGGTAAGATTACAAAAGAAAATGCGCTAGCTTATTCAACTAGTCAGCAAGAACTTCAAAATTTAATAGGAACTGTATAA
- the gatC gene encoding Asp-tRNA(Asn)/Glu-tRNA(Gln) amidotransferase subunit GatC: MQIDDTLLNKLEKLSALQISDEKREEVKKQLSEIVSFVDILNELDLSSDEAVVSSIKGGTPLREDEPRPNDVIDTILKYAPSREGHFFAVPKIIE, encoded by the coding sequence ATGCAAATAGATGATACTCTTTTAAATAAATTAGAAAAACTTTCTGCCTTACAAATCAGTGATGAAAAAAGAGAAGAAGTAAAAAAACAACTAAGCGAGATTGTATCTTTTGTTGATATTTTAAATGAACTTGATCTAAGCAGCGATGAAGCTGTAGTTAGCTCTATAAAAGGTGGCACACCTTTAAGAGAAGATGAGCCAAGGCCAAATGATGTGATTGATACGATCTTAAAGTACGCTCCTTCACGTGAAGGGCATTTTTTTGCTGTACCAAAAATAATAGAATAA
- the hisG gene encoding ATP phosphoribosyltransferase, with protein sequence MITVALPKGRIAEATLEIFRKIFGSSFLFEDRKLILEEGNFRFLMVRNQDIPTYVTEGAADIGVVGLDVLEEHKPNVVRLLDLKIGQCKVCIGIKNDSELDLNQPELKIATKMPNITRNYFTKQAVAVKIIKLYGSIELAPLVGLSDAIVDVVETGSTMKQNGLKIAGDIMQSSAYLIANKNSFIIKKDEILELYKKIKEEI encoded by the coding sequence ATGATAACCGTAGCACTACCAAAGGGAAGAATAGCCGAGGCAACACTAGAAATTTTTAGAAAAATTTTTGGTTCAAGTTTTTTATTTGAAGACAGAAAACTAATTCTTGAAGAAGGAAATTTTAGATTTTTAATGGTTCGCAACCAAGATATCCCAACTTATGTCACTGAAGGTGCAGCTGATATTGGTGTAGTGGGGCTTGACGTACTTGAAGAGCACAAGCCAAATGTTGTAAGGCTACTGGATTTAAAAATCGGGCAGTGCAAAGTTTGCATTGGCATAAAAAACGACTCCGAGCTAGACCTAAACCAGCCAGAGCTAAAAATAGCCACAAAAATGCCAAATATAACAAGAAATTATTTTACGAAACAAGCCGTAGCCGTAAAGATCATCAAGCTTTATGGATCAATAGAACTTGCACCATTAGTTGGGCTAAGTGACGCGATAGTTGATGTAGTCGAAACTGGCTCAACCATGAAACAAAACGGGCTAAAGATCGCTGGCGATATCATGCAAAGTTCAGCTTATCTAATAGCAAATAAAAATAGTTTTATCATTAAAAAAGATGAGATTTTAGAGCTTTACAAAAAAATCAAAGAAGAGATTTAA
- the pgeF gene encoding peptidoglycan editing factor PgeF, with protein MRKNLEIVFDKNGVLAGFTNRFGGVSEGAFESLNLADHVGDDPLKVAQNREILATALGIMPVSLKFMNQIHSNKVEILQDFNDDLPPCDGVITSLKDVALCVLVADCAPVLIIDEHLGVVAAVHAGRAGVTSKICTNAVGLMTSEFGCCANNLRVFIGANIKVQNYEVGKLDLGEFNQYKKDGKFDINAALLDEFAKLGVDQISLDPRCTFERDELFSYRKQSRTGRFCGFVMNRATSVNSKK; from the coding sequence ATGCGTAAAAATTTAGAGATCGTCTTTGATAAAAATGGCGTATTAGCTGGCTTTACAAATAGATTTGGCGGTGTGAGTGAGGGTGCTTTTGAGAGCTTAAATTTAGCAGATCATGTTGGCGATGATCCGTTAAAGGTCGCACAAAATCGTGAAATTTTAGCAACGGCGCTTGGTATTATGCCTGTTAGTTTAAAATTTATGAACCAAATCCACTCAAATAAAGTGGAAATTTTGCAAGATTTTAACGACGATCTACCTCCATGCGATGGTGTGATAACATCATTAAAAGACGTAGCACTTTGCGTCTTAGTCGCTGACTGTGCGCCTGTTTTGATAATAGATGAACATCTTGGCGTAGTCGCAGCTGTGCATGCGGGACGCGCAGGTGTTACTAGTAAAATTTGCACAAATGCAGTGGGGCTGATGACGAGTGAGTTTGGTTGCTGTGCTAATAATTTACGCGTATTTATAGGCGCAAATATCAAAGTGCAAAACTACGAAGTAGGCAAGCTGGATCTTGGTGAATTTAACCAATATAAAAAAGATGGAAAATTTGATATAAACGCAGCTTTATTAGATGAATTTGCTAAGCTTGGAGTAGATCAAATATCGCTAGATCCTCGTTGCACTTTTGAGAGAGATGAATTATTCTCATACCGCAAACAGAGTAGGACTGGGCGTTTTTGCGGATTTGTGATGAATAGAGCCACATCGGTAAATAGTAAAAAATAA
- the tsf gene encoding translation elongation factor Ts has product MEITAQMVKELRESTGAGMMDCKKALGEANGDMEKAVDILREKGLGQAAKKADRLASEGLVSVEVCSKCKKATISEINSETDFVARNPQFQALAKDATAHIQSSGIKTVEELNASTLNGVKFEDYFKTQIATIGENLVVRRFETIIADDKGVVNGYVHSNGRVGVLIGAACESAEVANKAADFIRNLCMHAAAMKPSVISYKDLDKDFVEKEFIALRAELEKENEELKRLGKPLHHIPEYASRCQIGEAELAKATKAIEEELKAEGKPEKIWDKIIPGKIERFYADNTVLDQRLTLLGQFYVMDDKKTIEQVIEEKSKELGGKIEIVKYVRFELGEGLEKKVDDFAAEVAAQIG; this is encoded by the coding sequence ATGGAAATAACTGCACAAATGGTAAAAGAGCTCCGCGAATCAACCGGAGCTGGTATGATGGACTGCAAAAAGGCACTTGGCGAAGCAAATGGCGACATGGAAAAAGCTGTTGACATCCTTCGTGAAAAAGGCCTAGGCCAAGCTGCTAAAAAGGCTGACCGCCTTGCAAGCGAAGGCTTGGTAAGTGTTGAAGTTTGCTCAAAATGCAAAAAAGCAACTATCAGTGAGATCAACTCTGAAACTGACTTCGTTGCTAGAAACCCACAGTTTCAAGCACTTGCAAAAGACGCAACAGCTCACATCCAATCAAGCGGCATAAAAACAGTTGAAGAGCTAAATGCGAGCACTTTAAATGGTGTTAAATTTGAAGATTATTTCAAAACTCAGATCGCAACTATCGGTGAAAATCTTGTAGTGCGCCGCTTTGAGACTATTATTGCTGATGACAAAGGCGTGGTAAATGGCTATGTTCACTCAAATGGTCGTGTTGGTGTACTTATCGGTGCAGCTTGCGAAAGCGCAGAAGTTGCAAATAAAGCAGCTGATTTTATAAGAAATTTATGTATGCATGCAGCTGCTATGAAGCCAAGCGTTATAAGCTATAAAGACCTTGATAAAGATTTTGTTGAGAAAGAATTTATCGCACTTCGTGCTGAGCTTGAAAAAGAAAATGAAGAGCTAAAACGCTTAGGCAAGCCACTTCATCACATCCCTGAGTATGCTAGCCGCTGCCAGATAGGCGAGGCAGAGCTTGCAAAAGCTACAAAAGCGATCGAAGAAGAGCTAAAAGCTGAGGGCAAACCTGAGAAAATTTGGGACAAGATCATCCCTGGTAAGATCGAGAGATTTTATGCTGATAACACAGTGCTTGACCAACGCCTCACACTTTTAGGCCAGTTTTATGTAATGGACGATAAAAAGACTATTGAACAAGTTATTGAAGAAAAAAGCAAAGAGCTTGGTGGCAAGATCGAGATCGTAAAATACGTTCGTTTTGAACTTGGCGAAGGCTTAGAGAAAAAAGTAGATGACTTTGCTGCAGAAGTTGCTGCTCAAATAGGCTAA